In the Thalassoglobus sp. JC818 genome, one interval contains:
- a CDS encoding DUF1559 domain-containing protein, translated as MLLRTNSIASHPKRNTVKAFTLIELLVVIAIIAILIALLLPAVQQAREAARRTACRNNLKQISLALHNYISSHQVFPFGVLGRSGSESNNELLTTWPVSILNEVEQSALWQAYNFNERFSHSSNAEVVRQPLSVYLCPSQPQSQVIDDRYGNCHYAGNAGTEPGSDDGVLYPLSSIRFRDLTDGSSQTIIAGEIGDEFGGWARGAMNSGSGSGSGSGGGSGGGSGGGSGGGSGGGSGGGGGQGFARGVLRWWKASPGCAEPGMNPPLTNCSDSVERRFQFASAHPGGAHFAICDGSGRFISENIDQEVFRGLVTRSGQELIGEF; from the coding sequence ATGTTACTCCGCACGAACTCCATCGCTTCACATCCAAAACGAAACACTGTCAAGGCCTTCACGTTGATCGAACTGCTCGTCGTGATTGCCATCATCGCAATTCTCATTGCACTGCTGCTGCCAGCGGTCCAGCAGGCTCGAGAAGCTGCCCGGCGGACTGCTTGTCGCAACAATCTCAAACAGATTTCACTGGCGCTACACAACTACATCAGCAGCCATCAGGTTTTTCCGTTTGGAGTTCTCGGACGTTCTGGCAGCGAGTCAAACAACGAGTTGCTCACCACCTGGCCGGTTAGCATTCTGAATGAAGTCGAACAGTCCGCCTTGTGGCAAGCCTACAATTTCAATGAGAGATTCAGCCACTCCAGCAACGCGGAAGTTGTCCGGCAACCCCTGTCTGTTTACCTGTGTCCGTCGCAACCACAGAGTCAGGTGATCGACGACCGTTACGGAAATTGCCACTACGCCGGGAACGCAGGCACCGAACCCGGAAGCGACGATGGCGTTCTCTATCCGCTCTCAAGCATTCGATTTCGTGATCTGACCGATGGGTCTTCGCAGACCATCATCGCAGGAGAAATCGGAGACGAGTTCGGAGGATGGGCTCGTGGTGCGATGAACTCTGGTTCAGGATCTGGTTCAGGATCTGGTGGTGGATCTGGTGGTGGATCTGGTGGTGGATCTGGTGGTGGATCTGGTGGTGGATCTGGTGGTGGCGGCGGGCAGGGGTTTGCTCGCGGTGTCTTACGATGGTGGAAAGCTTCACCTGGTTGTGCCGAGCCCGGTATGAATCCTCCACTCACAAACTGCTCCGATAGTGTGGAACGACGATTTCAATTCGCGAGCGCACACCCGGGAGGGGCTCACTTCGCGATCTGTGACGGAAGCGGACGTTTCATCAGCGAAAACATCGATCAAGAAGTTTTCCGCGGATTAGTGACTCGCAGCGGTCAGGAATTGATCGGCGAGTTCTAG
- a CDS encoding cyclic nucleotide-binding domain-containing protein, whose amino-acid sequence MSVQSIRDFRSALEKSQILEGLTPDELKALGDVVRYEEFSEGAEILTEGKVYQGLWVLLKGKCEVVKCNDSCSVLATFEPGSVFGEMSFFETAPHSATVKCCEPSIALCLTKEQYEFARKGLPEVTEKIAVNLVRILSSRLRKMDEWTCELVNADTNQNRHQEWHEFRSRLYSDIYDA is encoded by the coding sequence ATGTCGGTTCAGTCGATTCGCGATTTCCGTTCAGCTCTTGAGAAGTCACAGATTTTGGAAGGCCTCACCCCCGACGAGTTGAAGGCTCTCGGTGATGTCGTCAGATATGAAGAGTTCAGCGAGGGCGCTGAGATTCTTACCGAAGGGAAGGTCTACCAGGGCTTGTGGGTTCTTCTGAAGGGAAAGTGCGAAGTCGTGAAGTGCAACGATTCGTGCAGCGTGCTCGCGACGTTTGAGCCAGGAAGCGTCTTCGGCGAGATGTCATTCTTCGAGACAGCTCCGCATTCGGCGACGGTCAAATGTTGTGAGCCATCGATTGCTTTGTGTTTGACTAAGGAGCAGTACGAGTTCGCCCGGAAAGGACTTCCGGAAGTCACCGAGAAGATCGCGGTGAACCTCGTTCGAATCCTGTCGAGTCGACTCCGAAAAATGGACGAGTGGACCTGCGAACTCGTCAATGCAGACACGAATCAGAACCGTCATCAGGAATGGCATGAGTTCCGGTCGCGGCTCTACTCAGACATTTACGACGCATAG
- a CDS encoding Glu/Leu/Phe/Val dehydrogenase dimerization domain-containing protein, whose amino-acid sequence MSSYENAERYFNQAAQVMGLSDNMSKLLKTPEREIKVQIALEMDDGQIGTFIGFRIQHDRARGPMKGGLRYHPEVDAGEVLALASLMTWKTAVVNIPYGGAKGGIAVDPSKLSHRELETITRKFVDEIHDIFGPDTDIPAPDMGTNAQIMAWIMNQYQKFHGFNPACVTGKPVELHGADGREEATGRGVAIVTREALLKMDRDVKGARIAIQGFGNVGSFAASILHEMGAVIVAVSDAFGAIQNVEGLNVRELLTYVAENKRVSGFPGAEEMDNAELLAADVDVLIPAAIGGTLTRENAEDVRAKLIVEAANSPTTPDADQIFAKREILVIPDILANAGGVTVSYFEWVQNRQHFKWEIEEVRDRLEKIMVGSFNRVWNVATEKKVSLRVGAYVLGIGRVGRATVLGGI is encoded by the coding sequence ATGAGTTCATACGAAAACGCTGAACGGTACTTCAATCAGGCAGCCCAGGTGATGGGATTGTCTGACAATATGAGTAAATTGCTCAAGACTCCAGAGCGTGAAATTAAAGTGCAGATTGCTCTGGAGATGGATGATGGGCAAATCGGAACGTTCATCGGCTTTCGAATTCAGCACGATCGCGCACGCGGGCCAATGAAAGGGGGCTTGCGTTACCACCCGGAAGTCGACGCCGGAGAAGTCCTGGCTTTGGCTTCTTTGATGACGTGGAAGACGGCCGTCGTCAACATTCCCTATGGAGGCGCGAAGGGGGGCATTGCTGTTGACCCGTCGAAGCTTTCGCATCGGGAACTGGAAACGATCACGCGAAAATTTGTCGACGAGATTCACGACATCTTTGGCCCCGATACAGACATCCCCGCTCCGGACATGGGAACCAACGCGCAGATCATGGCGTGGATCATGAATCAGTATCAGAAGTTTCACGGATTCAATCCCGCCTGCGTTACAGGCAAACCCGTTGAGCTGCACGGAGCAGACGGACGAGAAGAAGCGACCGGTCGAGGTGTGGCAATTGTGACCCGTGAGGCGCTCCTGAAAATGGATCGCGACGTGAAAGGGGCTCGCATCGCGATTCAAGGGTTCGGAAACGTGGGAAGTTTTGCTGCGAGCATTTTGCATGAAATGGGTGCGGTTATTGTTGCTGTCTCAGACGCGTTCGGAGCGATTCAAAATGTCGAAGGACTAAACGTTCGCGAACTTCTGACCTATGTCGCCGAGAACAAACGAGTCAGCGGATTCCCCGGAGCGGAGGAGATGGACAACGCCGAGTTACTGGCGGCCGATGTTGATGTTCTTATTCCTGCTGCGATTGGCGGAACGCTGACGAGAGAGAATGCGGAGGACGTCCGAGCGAAACTGATCGTTGAAGCAGCGAACAGCCCAACGACTCCCGATGCCGATCAGATCTTCGCGAAGAGAGAAATCCTGGTCATCCCGGACATCCTGGCAAACGCTGGAGGTGTGACGGTCAGCTATTTCGAATGGGTCCAGAATCGGCAACACTTCAAATGGGAAATCGAAGAAGTTCGGGATCGTCTGGAAAAGATTATGGTTGGCAGCTTTAATCGAGTGTGGAATGTTGCCACCGAGAAGAAAGTGTCATTGCGTGTCGGAGCGTATGTTCTCGGAATTGGCCGAGTGGGACGCGCGACTGTTTTGGGAGGGATTTGA
- a CDS encoding tetratricopeptide repeat protein, with product MSSTLIAFINGFEPTNGAPVPEYPVPPVYEPSFFDSFWFLVVGWGSWLYIPFLLWMVFYSLKYDPDRYVWLFVMLVLQPVGAILYFIVRWLPSSNVQLPSFTHRWTKSRELRQLETAALQIGNAHQFIQYGEALRKVGMTEKANEAFQGALKKDGNNLAALWGAASMEFQLGKFADAKEKLQKVLEADPTYKFGDVSLLYGKSLLALNENEAARIQLEKHIQKWRHPEAMFLLAKLCQQAGDKDEARTHLRGMIVDIDSSPKAIARKNLFWRSRAKKALRNL from the coding sequence ATGAGCTCGACACTGATCGCATTTATTAATGGTTTCGAGCCAACCAATGGGGCTCCGGTCCCCGAATATCCTGTTCCGCCCGTTTACGAACCGAGCTTCTTTGACTCTTTCTGGTTCTTGGTCGTCGGTTGGGGAAGCTGGCTTTATATTCCATTCCTTCTGTGGATGGTGTTTTACAGCCTGAAATACGATCCGGACCGCTACGTCTGGCTGTTCGTGATGCTCGTGCTCCAACCGGTCGGAGCGATTCTCTATTTCATCGTGCGATGGCTCCCCAGCAGCAACGTTCAGCTTCCCTCATTCACGCATCGATGGACCAAAAGCCGCGAGTTGAGACAGCTCGAGACAGCTGCACTTCAGATTGGGAATGCGCATCAGTTCATTCAATACGGTGAAGCTCTTCGAAAAGTTGGAATGACTGAAAAAGCTAACGAAGCATTTCAGGGCGCTCTCAAGAAAGACGGCAACAATCTGGCCGCTTTGTGGGGTGCCGCTTCCATGGAGTTTCAACTCGGCAAGTTTGCGGACGCCAAGGAAAAGCTGCAAAAAGTTCTCGAAGCAGACCCAACTTACAAATTCGGTGATGTCTCATTGCTTTACGGAAAATCTCTCCTCGCCCTGAACGAAAACGAAGCAGCCCGAATTCAACTTGAGAAGCACATTCAAAAGTGGAGACACCCGGAAGCGATGTTTCTGCTCGCCAAACTCTGCCAACAAGCAGGTGACAAAGACGAAGCTCGTACTCATCTTCGCGGCATGATCGTCGATATCGATTCCAGCCCGAAAGCGATTGCTCGCAAAAACCTCTTCTGGAGAAGCCGGGCGAAGAAAGCACTCCGGAACTTGTAG
- the mog gene encoding molybdopterin adenylyltransferase, whose translation MSSPAKIGIVTVSDRASRGEYEDRGGPALKQYFETVLSSSWEAVAVIIPDEQDVVESELKRLSDDEGCCLIVTTGGTGPALRDITPEATEAVCQKILPGFGELMRQESLKAVPTAILSRQTAGVRGKSLIVNLPGQPKAIKECLDAVMPAIPYCIDLIEGPFLETNEEHIVAFRPKKK comes from the coding sequence ATGAGTAGCCCAGCCAAAATCGGAATCGTCACCGTCTCTGACCGAGCCAGCCGCGGCGAATACGAAGATCGTGGCGGCCCCGCACTCAAGCAGTATTTCGAAACGGTTCTTTCATCATCTTGGGAAGCTGTCGCAGTCATCATTCCCGACGAACAGGATGTCGTCGAATCGGAACTCAAGAGACTGTCAGACGACGAAGGCTGCTGCCTGATTGTCACGACAGGAGGCACCGGTCCCGCACTTCGTGACATCACTCCGGAAGCGACCGAAGCTGTGTGTCAGAAGATCCTTCCCGGCTTCGGAGAGCTGATGCGACAAGAGTCCCTGAAAGCTGTGCCGACAGCCATTCTGTCCCGCCAAACTGCTGGAGTGCGTGGGAAAAGCCTGATCGTCAATCTCCCCGGCCAGCCGAAAGCGATCAAAGAATGCTTAGATGCAGTCATGCCCGCCATTCCCTACTGCATCGATCTCATCGAGGGGCCATTCCTCGAAACCAACGAGGAACATATCGTCGCATTTCGCCCCAAGAAGAAGTGA
- a CDS encoding ABC transporter ATP-binding protein yields MTMNSSPVLTHPLIVEGVRKDFRLRETIVPALKGVELFALPGEFIVIMGASGSGKSTLLHAMAGLTDVDAGRVVINGQDLSELNDVQLTKFRGEQIGLVFQAFNLLPNLTAEDNIRLPAPSGNAVNERIDELMQRLKIASRRSHKPGALSGGEQQRVAIARALVCDPAFLLADEPTGSLDYDAGQQICQLLYELSREQGRTIVAVTHEPNVAMWADRVVVMRDGVNVAEFTPCVSRDPQEVANQYQGLLRRPMEAV; encoded by the coding sequence CTGACTATGAATTCTTCGCCAGTGCTGACGCATCCTCTAATCGTCGAGGGGGTCCGTAAAGACTTTCGCCTTCGTGAAACCATCGTCCCTGCCCTGAAGGGTGTCGAATTATTCGCATTGCCTGGCGAATTTATCGTCATCATGGGTGCATCGGGCTCAGGTAAGAGCACACTGCTTCACGCGATGGCAGGCCTGACGGACGTGGATGCCGGTCGAGTTGTGATCAACGGTCAGGACCTTTCCGAGTTGAATGATGTGCAACTGACAAAGTTCCGTGGCGAACAAATCGGACTGGTTTTTCAAGCATTCAACCTGCTGCCGAATCTCACTGCTGAAGACAATATTCGTCTTCCCGCTCCCTCGGGAAATGCAGTCAACGAGAGAATCGACGAACTGATGCAGCGGCTGAAGATTGCTTCGCGCCGATCTCACAAACCTGGAGCACTCTCTGGTGGAGAACAGCAACGTGTGGCAATCGCGAGAGCTCTCGTTTGCGACCCTGCCTTCTTGCTAGCGGACGAACCGACGGGCAGCCTTGACTATGATGCGGGCCAGCAAATCTGCCAGTTGTTGTACGAACTGTCTCGCGAGCAAGGACGAACCATCGTCGCAGTCACTCACGAACCCAACGTCGCGATGTGGGCGGACCGGGTTGTGGTCATGCGAGACGGTGTTAACGTCGCTGAGTTCACACCCTGTGTCTCGCGGGATCCGCAAGAAGTCGCGAACCAATATCAGGGACTTCTGCGTCGTCCTATGGAGGCCGTCTAA
- a CDS encoding ABC transporter permease has protein sequence MVKVLRLAWSFLWESPVRVGLTVLATAAATCLVIWVASGYDALAKTFDDYANLSMGRYELAIASIETSEDRFVPPEVLQDLRNAPSVLTADPMWAIRVNILSHQSILQPQMVPGSEAEGGPPQEFNGGPAVGPPGMLPGSLLMMTDAPEPPFDMVEGEWLQQGESTVPQAVVRTETAERMGINLGDDLVIDWENDSHVLKVIGILDAPKLTGAGDSALPILAPSKGEVFVKTADGILPFSDSPKISLIALSLKDGVDINEFRFGWAPKLASYSTPVQFQQAFEVEEALDQSAAASNVRLQSFAATGVAMLVAMLVVLCTLSMGVTERIRHYAILRSLSFTRLQIGQLIAIEGFFLGGLGFLTGLGLSWLILLIVGQAAAQMLDHGTLLGRHSIILGMVATSGGAFIASIIPAYRATRVKPIDAMAPAIENSGGESFSRTGFMIGLALIAVNPVLTFLVPPPFEAGIPLFLGIGFTCMAIGFILIAPAVVATVDRWGSPVLARLLRIDPKLLTCQITSHLWRTVGAAISLAVGVGLFIGIQVWGFTMLEGFIPGLWAPDALIQFGSDGLPMNKVDAVSVIPGIDRQRIYPIVVEQPRMQEDLTNSAERASVIRQDNIVIVGIDASRAFSGEHPFFQFDWVAGTPSEAVEKMASGRACIVPDHFLRETGLKLGDTFSIVPPENADQVVTYEIAGAVKLPGWHWQTKLTGLRTRTHRAAALVFANYDRVAEDFSITNPSHAWFDFSSNDVDIEKVREQAAEVYLSASQTAEEHPQAAAESDVRVIPVDRIRETTRGAARRWIWVISQVPLIASLIASIGVLNVFLASVRARRWEFGVLRGIGITSSTVIRTVLAEGILIGVVACLLSVGFGVMSGWCGCGMAQYMSFFGGMQPDLMIPWDAISIGLIGLILLATLSALWPAYSIGKTRPLALLQASRSSF, from the coding sequence ATGGTGAAGGTGTTACGTCTCGCCTGGTCTTTTCTATGGGAATCACCTGTCCGCGTCGGCCTAACCGTGCTGGCAACTGCAGCAGCAACGTGCCTGGTGATCTGGGTGGCGAGTGGATACGACGCCCTCGCGAAGACGTTCGACGACTACGCAAACCTCTCCATGGGACGGTACGAACTGGCGATCGCCTCGATCGAGACAAGCGAAGATCGGTTCGTTCCGCCCGAAGTGCTGCAAGACTTGAGGAATGCACCCAGCGTATTAACTGCCGACCCGATGTGGGCTATTAGAGTTAATATTCTTTCGCATCAATCGATCCTTCAACCACAGATGGTTCCAGGATCTGAAGCAGAAGGAGGACCTCCACAGGAATTTAATGGTGGTCCTGCAGTCGGGCCACCGGGTATGCTGCCTGGAAGTTTGTTAATGATGACCGATGCACCCGAGCCTCCCTTTGACATGGTTGAAGGCGAGTGGTTACAGCAAGGGGAATCGACAGTTCCTCAGGCTGTTGTCCGCACAGAAACAGCCGAACGCATGGGTATCAACCTTGGCGACGATTTAGTCATCGACTGGGAAAACGACAGCCACGTGTTAAAGGTCATCGGAATTCTTGATGCCCCGAAACTTACAGGGGCTGGAGATTCCGCACTTCCCATTCTGGCACCGAGCAAGGGTGAAGTCTTCGTGAAGACTGCCGACGGAATCCTGCCCTTCTCCGACTCTCCGAAAATTAGCTTGATCGCGCTCTCTCTGAAAGACGGTGTCGACATTAACGAGTTCCGGTTTGGATGGGCTCCGAAATTAGCCAGCTATTCGACACCGGTTCAATTCCAACAGGCTTTTGAAGTCGAGGAGGCACTGGACCAGAGTGCGGCAGCTTCGAATGTTCGTCTTCAATCTTTCGCAGCGACGGGCGTTGCAATGCTCGTCGCCATGCTCGTCGTTTTATGTACGCTCAGCATGGGAGTGACAGAGCGAATTCGGCATTACGCAATCTTGCGATCACTTTCTTTCACTCGCTTGCAAATTGGGCAGTTGATTGCGATTGAAGGCTTCTTTCTGGGAGGCCTCGGATTTCTGACAGGCCTGGGATTGAGTTGGCTGATCTTGCTTATCGTAGGACAGGCGGCTGCGCAGATGCTCGATCATGGAACGCTACTGGGCAGGCACAGCATCATTCTGGGAATGGTAGCGACTTCCGGTGGCGCGTTTATTGCTTCAATCATTCCCGCCTATCGCGCCACTCGAGTGAAGCCAATTGATGCCATGGCACCAGCGATTGAAAATTCTGGAGGAGAAAGTTTTTCGCGAACCGGATTTATGATCGGATTGGCACTGATTGCGGTGAATCCCGTGTTGACGTTTCTCGTCCCTCCGCCCTTCGAAGCTGGAATCCCACTGTTTCTGGGCATCGGATTTACCTGCATGGCGATCGGCTTCATTCTTATAGCGCCTGCAGTGGTCGCAACGGTCGACCGGTGGGGAAGCCCCGTTTTAGCACGCTTGCTTCGCATCGACCCAAAGCTATTGACGTGTCAAATCACGAGTCACCTCTGGCGAACAGTTGGCGCAGCAATTTCTCTCGCGGTCGGTGTGGGGCTGTTTATCGGGATTCAGGTCTGGGGTTTTACAATGCTGGAGGGCTTCATCCCCGGTTTGTGGGCGCCTGATGCGCTCATTCAATTTGGCAGCGACGGCCTTCCGATGAACAAAGTTGATGCGGTCTCGGTGATTCCCGGAATCGATCGTCAACGTATTTATCCAATCGTTGTTGAACAACCTCGAATGCAGGAGGATCTCACCAACAGTGCCGAACGAGCCTCAGTGATTCGTCAGGATAACATCGTCATCGTCGGTATCGACGCATCTCGCGCTTTCTCCGGAGAGCATCCCTTCTTCCAATTCGACTGGGTCGCTGGGACACCGTCGGAAGCTGTGGAGAAAATGGCGTCCGGGCGTGCTTGCATCGTCCCCGACCACTTCCTTCGAGAAACCGGATTGAAGCTCGGCGACACATTCTCGATTGTCCCTCCCGAGAATGCCGATCAGGTCGTGACTTATGAAATCGCTGGAGCGGTTAAACTTCCGGGGTGGCATTGGCAGACAAAGCTGACCGGACTACGAACACGAACACACCGCGCAGCTGCGCTTGTGTTCGCGAATTATGACCGAGTCGCAGAAGACTTCAGCATCACCAATCCCTCGCACGCCTGGTTTGATTTTTCATCGAATGATGTCGACATCGAGAAAGTGCGAGAACAAGCTGCAGAAGTCTACCTGTCTGCTTCTCAGACCGCTGAAGAACATCCACAAGCAGCTGCGGAGTCAGACGTTCGCGTGATTCCCGTCGACCGAATCCGGGAAACGACGCGGGGAGCTGCTCGCAGATGGATCTGGGTCATCAGCCAAGTTCCTCTCATCGCATCACTCATTGCAAGCATCGGTGTGTTGAACGTTTTTCTTGCCTCAGTACGCGCCCGGCGTTGGGAGTTCGGAGTGTTGCGCGGCATCGGAATCACCAGTTCCACTGTAATTCGAACCGTCCTCGCAGAAGGAATTCTGATCGGCGTCGTGGCTTGTTTGCTGAGTGTGGGATTTGGAGTCATGAGCGGATGGTGCGGCTGCGGGATGGCACAGTACATGAGTTTCTTCGGCGGTATGCAACCCGATTTAATGATCCCCTGGGATGCAATCTCGATTGGATTGATCGGATTGATATTACTGGCAACCCTCAGCGCACTCTGGCCAGCCTACTCGATTGGAAAAACCCGTCCTCTCGCTCTCTTACAAGCGAGTCGTAGCTCGTTCTAG
- a CDS encoding T6SS immunity protein Tdi1 domain-containing protein, which yields MPITMNDLTISPKGVDMETLLSEWEWAMPEPLRPVLLTAMGDVFAQGESGEVYFLDMIDGAIRSVAVDGESFQSLLRDKQFVTDHFFPSRIVQFRNEGMTLEPGQVYSHKQLLVLGGADDIDNVETTDAAVHISIHGQVHRQVKDLPDGAPISDIKIDF from the coding sequence ATGCCCATCACGATGAACGATTTGACGATCAGCCCTAAAGGCGTCGACATGGAAACACTGCTCTCGGAGTGGGAGTGGGCGATGCCTGAGCCACTGCGGCCGGTCTTGTTGACGGCCATGGGCGATGTGTTTGCTCAAGGTGAATCGGGTGAGGTCTATTTTCTCGACATGATTGATGGGGCGATTCGTTCTGTGGCAGTGGATGGCGAGTCGTTTCAGTCGCTGTTGCGAGACAAACAGTTTGTGACCGACCACTTCTTTCCGTCGCGGATTGTTCAGTTTCGAAATGAAGGAATGACATTGGAACCCGGACAAGTCTACAGCCACAAACAGCTACTCGTCCTGGGCGGAGCCGATGACATCGACAATGTCGAAACGACCGATGCCGCTGTCCACATCAGCATTCACGGTCAAGTGCACCGACAGGTGAAAGATCTTCCTGACGGGGCACCAATTTCTGACATCAAGATCGATTTCTGA